A genomic stretch from Chaetodon auriga isolate fChaAug3 chromosome 17, fChaAug3.hap1, whole genome shotgun sequence includes:
- the LOC143335265 gene encoding glutathione S-transferase A-like, whose translation MAKDMTLLWASGSPFCWRVMIALEEKNLKGYNQKLLSFEKMGHKSEEVMEMNPRGQLPAFKHGDKILNESLAACFYLESQFKSQGNKLIPDGAAEQALMYQRLFEGFTLNQKVGDYLYQCLKVPEEEKHESALKRHKEAAIAELKLWEKYLDKAPCCVAGKTFTLADIAIYTTIAYLFHYGLCEKDYPVLAAYYNGLKDRPSIKATWPPTWLESPGPDMLKDLLKC comes from the exons ATGGCGAAGGACATGACTCTGCTGTGGGCCTCTGGCTCTCCTTTCTGCTGGAGGGTCATGATCGCTCTGGAGGAGAAGAACCTGAAGGGCTACAACCAGAAACTGCTCTCCTTTGAGAAAATGGGGCACAAGTCGGAGGAAGTCATGGAGATGAATCCCAGGGGACAG CTACCTGCCTTCAAACATGGAGACAAGATCCTGAATGAGTCCCTCGCTGCCTGCTTTTACCTGGAG AGCCAGTTCAAGTCCCAGGGAAACAAGCTGATCCCTGATGGAGCTGCTGAGCAAGCACTGATGTACCAGCGCCTTTTTGAGGGTTTCACACTCAACCAGAAAGTGG gaGATTATCTCTATCAGTGCTTGAAGGtcccagaggaagagaaacacgAGTCTGCTCTGAAGAGGCACAAAGAGGCTGCAATAGCGGAACTCAAGCTGTGGGAGAAATATCTGGACAAG GCACCCTGTTGTGTGGCAGGAAAGACCTTTACACTGGCTGATATAGCTATTTACACAACCATTGCTTATCTCTTCCATTATGG GTTATGTGAGAAAGATTACCCCGTACTGGCAGCTTACTATAATGGTCTTAAGGACAGACCCAGCATCAAAGCCACCTGGCCTCCCACCTGGCTGGAAAGCCCGGGACCAGACATGCTGAAAGACCTGCTGAAATGCTGA
- the LOC143334948 gene encoding glutathione S-transferase A-like isoform X2, producing MAKDMTLLWAPGSPPCWRIMIALEEKNLKGYNQRILSVEKNEHKSKEVLDINPRGQVPTFKHGDKILNESLAACFYLESQFKSQGNKLIPDGAAEQALMYQRLFECFTLNQKLADLFYYIMRVPEEEKHDSTLKRHKEALIAELKLWEGYLDKAPCCMAGKTFTLADVAIFPSVAFLFRYGLCEERYPKLAAYYNGLKDRPSIKATWPPTWLESPGPDVLKDL from the exons ATGGCCAAGGACATGACTCTGCTGTGGGCCCCTGGCTCTCCACCCTGCTGGAGGATCATGATCGCTCTGGAGGAGAAGAACCTGAAGGGCTACAACCAGAGAATACTCTCCGTTGAGAAAAATGAGCACAAGTCGAAGGAAGTCTTGGACATCAATCCCAGGGGACAG GTGCCTACCTTCAAACATGGAGACAAGATCCTGAATGAGTCTCTCGCTGCCTGCTTTTACCTGGAG AGCCAGTTCAAGTCCCAGGGAAACAAGCTGATCCCTGATGGTGCTGCTGAGCAAGCACTGATGTACCAGCGCCTTTTTGAGTGTTTCACGCTCAACCAGAAATTGG cGGATTTATTTTACTACATCATGAGGGTcccagaggaagagaagcaTGACTCTACTCTGAAGAGGCACAAAGAGGCTCTGATTGCTGAGCTCAAGCTGTGGGAGGGATACCTGGACAAG GCACCCTGTTGCATGGCAGGAAAGACCTTTACACTGGCTGATGTGGCTATTTTTCCAAGCGTCGCTTTTCTCTTCCGTTATGG GTTATGTGAGGAGCGTTACCCCAAACTGGCAGCTTACTATAACGGTCTTAAGGACAGACCCAGCATCAAAGCCACCTGGCCTCCGACCTGGCTGGAAAGTCCGGGACCAGACGTGCTGAAAGACCTTTGA
- the LOC143334948 gene encoding glutathione S-transferase A-like isoform X1, whose translation MAKDMTLLWAPGSPPCWRIMIALEEKNLKGYNQRILSVEKNEHKSKEVLDINPRGQVPTFKHGDKILNESLAACFYLESQFKSQGNKLIPDGAAEQALMYQRLFECFTLNQKLADLFYYIMRVPEEEKHDSTLKRHKEALIAELKLWEGYLDKAPCCMAGKTFTLADVAIFPSVAFLFRYGLCEERYPKLAAYSNGLKDRPSIKASWPPTWLDSPRENMLKDI comes from the exons ATGGCCAAGGACATGACTCTGCTGTGGGCCCCTGGCTCTCCACCCTGCTGGAGGATCATGATCGCTCTGGAGGAGAAGAACCTGAAGGGCTACAACCAGAGAATACTCTCCGTTGAGAAAAATGAGCACAAGTCGAAGGAAGTCTTGGACATCAATCCCAGGGGACAG GTGCCTACCTTCAAACATGGAGACAAGATCCTGAATGAGTCTCTCGCTGCCTGCTTTTACCTGGAG AGCCAGTTCAAGTCCCAGGGAAACAAGCTGATCCCTGATGGTGCTGCTGAGCAAGCACTGATGTACCAGCGCCTTTTTGAGTGTTTCACGCTCAACCAGAAATTGG cGGATTTATTTTACTACATCATGAGGGTcccagaggaagagaagcaTGACTCTACTCTGAAGAGGCACAAAGAGGCTCTGATTGCTGAGCTCAAGCTGTGGGAGGGATACCTGGACAAG GCACCCTGTTGCATGGCAGGAAAGACCTTTACACTGGCTGATGTGGCTATTTTTCCAAGCGTCGCTTTTCTCTTCCGTTATGG GCTATGTGAGGAGCGTTACCCCAAACTGGCAGCTTACTCTAACGGTCTTAAGGACAGACCCAGCATCAAAGCCAGCTGGCCTCCCACCTGGCTGGACAGCCCAagagaaaacatgctgaaagaCATTTGA
- the LOC143334948 gene encoding glutathione S-transferase A-like isoform X3: protein MAKDMTLLWGSGSPPCWKVMIALEEKNLKGYNQKMLSFEKKEHKSKEVMDINPRGQLPTFKHGDKVLNESLAICFYLESQFKSQGNKLIPDGAAEQALMYQRLFEGFTFNQKMVDYFYQHSRVPEEERHESALKRNKEAAIAELKLWEGYLDKAPCCVAGKTFTLADVAFYPSVAGLFHYGLCEERYPKLAAYYNGLKDRPSIKATWPPTWLESPGPDVLKDL from the exons ATGGCCAAGgacatgactctgttgtgggGCTCTGGCTCTCCACCCTGCTGGAAGGTCATGATCGCTCTGGAGGAGAAGAACCTGAAGGGCTACAACCAGAAAATGCTCTCCTTTGAGAAAAAGGAGCACAAGTCGAAGGAAGTCATGGACATAAATCCCAGGGGACAG CTGCCTACCTTCAAACATGGAGACAAGGTCTTAAATGAGTCCCTTGCTATCTGCTTTTACCTGGAG AGCCAGTTCAAGTCCCAGGGAAACAAGCTGATCCCTGACGGTGCTGCTGAGCAAGCACTGATGTACCAGCGCCTTTTTGAGGGTTTCACGTTCAACCAGAAAATGG tggaTTATTTCTATCAGCACTCAAGGGTCCCGGAGGAAGAGAGACACGAGTCTGCTCTGAAGAGGAACAAAGAGGCTGCTATTGCTGAGCTCAAGCTTTGGGAGGGATACCTGGACAAG GCACCCTGTTGCGTGGCAGGAAAAACCTTTACACTGGCTGATGTGGCTTTTTATCCAAGTGTCGCAGGTCTCTTCCATTATGG GTTATGTGAGGAGCGTTACCCCAAACTGGCAGCTTACTATAACGGTCTTAAGGACAGACCCAGCATCAAAGCCACCTGGCCTCCGACCTGGCTGGAAAGTCCGGGACCAGACGTGCTGAAAGACCTTTGA
- the LOC143335266 gene encoding coagulation factor XI-like, producing MNKRSQLNLHSPIPSLIKIETMGTHLIWVGLLAICSLSLCQECQQELLENVDFPGTDITSVYSPDAQHCQQLCTQHHACLFFTFVRADWTRDNRHFYCYLKTTPSGQPNVRTPLLGVTSGFSLKSCSPDSQPCLFQVYENVDFLGADYQTLFTANYEECQRVCTQDPACQFFTFVNGVFTPEKIRYKCHLKFSWTIPRTPIVEAKTGVVSGFSHKTQMSQHFNTACQGKLFANTDIPGSDIQALPAASPEHCQALCSAHPRCTYFSFISNSFNCHLKSNPNEMVTKAKDGVTSGIPARFCQLDNDWVKVAQVDVDFRGSDIRFELMDDADTCQRTCTEDASCQFYTYVKDNFFDPDYRRRCYLKRAITMPAPPKITKLANVVSGFTLKNCV from the exons ATGAACAAGCGCAGCCAGTTG AATCTTCATTCACCAATACCGAGTCTTATCAAAATTGAGACAATGGGAACACACTTGATTTGGGTGGGTCTGCTTGCGATCTGCAGCCTCTCCCTTTGTCAAG AATGTCAGCAGGAGCTTCTGGAGAATGTGGATTTTCCAGGAACAGACATAACATCTGTCTACTCTCCTGATGCTCAGCACTGCCAGCAGCTTTGTACCCAGCACCATGCCTGTCTCTTCTTTACCTTTGTTCGGGCTGACTGGACCAGAGATAACAG gcACTTTTACTGCTACCTGAAGACCACTCCCTCTGGACAGCCCAATGTTCGGACTCCACTTTTGGGCGTCACCTCTGGATTTTCTCTCAAGTCCTGCAGCCCAGACTCAC agCCCTGTCTGTTTCAGGTGTACGAGAACGTGGACTTCCTTGGGGCAGACTACCAAACCTTGTTCACAGCAAACTATGAGGAGTGTCAGAGAGTCTGCACACAGGACCCTGCCTGCCAGTTCTTTACTTTCGTTAATGGGGTCTTCACACCAGAGAAGATCAG ATACAAGTGCCACCTTAAGTTCAGCTGGACAATACCAAGGACTCCTATTGTCGAAGCAAAGACTGGTGTAGTATCTGGATTTtcccacaaaacacaaatgagtcAACACTTtaacacag catgTCAGGGCAAGCTGTTTGCAAACACTGACATCCCAGGAAGCGACATCCAGGCGCTGCCCGCTGCCTCTCCTGAACACTGTCAGGCATTGTGCTCTGCTCATCCACGCTGCACCTACTTCTCTTTTATCAG TAATTCCTTCAATTGTCACCTGAAGAGCAATCCAAATGAAATGGTGACCAAAGCTAAAGACGGAGTCACATCTGGGATACCAGCACGCTTCTGTCAGCTGGATAATG aCTGGGTAAAGGTGGCTCAGGTAGACGTAGATTTCAGAGGTTCTGACATTCGCTTCGAGCTGATGGATGATGCAGACACATGTCAGAGGACCTGCACTGAGGATGCTAGCTGCCAGTTCTACACCTATGTCAAGGACAACTTCTTTGACCCTGATTACAG GCGTCGCTGCTACCTCAAGCGTGCCATCACCATGCCTGCTCCTCCGAAAATTACCAAACTAGCCAATGTCGTGTCTGGCTTCACCCTGAAGAACTGTGTGTAG
- the LOC143334954 gene encoding glutathione S-transferase A-like has protein sequence MAKDMTLLWASGSIFSWRVMIALEEKSLQGYNQKLLSFEKKEQKSKEVMDINPRGQLPAFKHGDKVLSESLAICFYLESQFKSQGNKLIPDGAAEQALMYQRLFEDFTLIQKMVDYFYQHSRVPEEERHESALKRNKEAAIAELKLWEKYLDKAPCCVAGKTFTLADIAIYTSIAFLFRYGLCEERYPKLAAYYNGLKDRPSIKASWPPTWLESPGEDMLKDF, from the exons ATGGCCAAGGACATGACTCTGCTGTGGGCCTCTGGCTCTATTTTCTCTTGGAGGGTGATGATCGCTTTGGAGGAGAAAAGCCTGCAGGGCTACAATCAGAAACTGCTCTCCTTtgagaaaaaagagcaaaagtcGAAGGAAGTCATGGACATCAATCCCAGAGGACAG CTGCCTGCCTTCAAACATGGAGACAAGGTCCTGAGTGAGTCTCTTGCTATCTGCTTTTACCTGGAG AGCCAGTTCAAGTCCCAGGGAAACAAGCTGATCCCTGACGGCGCTGCTGAGCAAGCACTGATGTACCAGCGCCTTTTTGAGGATTTCACGCTCATACAAAAAATGG tggaTTATTTCTATCAGCACTCGAGGGtcccagaggaagagagacacgAGTCTGCTCTGAAGAGGAACAAAGAGGCTGCTATTGCTGAGCTCAAGCTGTGGGAGAAATACCTGGACAAG GCACCCTGTTGTGTGGCAGGAAAGACCTTTACACTGGCTGATATAGCTATTTACACAAGCATTGCTTTTCTCTTCCGTTATGG GTTATGTGAGGAACGTTACCCCAAACTGGCTGCTTACTATAATGGTCTTAAGGACAGACCCAGCATCAAAGCCAGCTGGCCTCCCACCTGGCTGGAAAGCCCAGGAGAAGACATGCTGAAAGACTTTTGA